The Setaria italica strain Yugu1 chromosome IX, Setaria_italica_v2.0, whole genome shotgun sequence genome has a window encoding:
- the LOC101753377 gene encoding low-temperature-induced 65 kDa protein, giving the protein MDAPAMLTRKHVPEDVGLRNAGEDEAGAGGQGQLHRDEKQHKPVLKKVKEKMKKIKNTLAGHGHGGDEPAGDAAGSTSSEDGSEDAAEREAAVEKGGYMEDVEDKPVVTESDPEVHGAPMYESERAPAVQDLVAKYDPARAPAVQEREGDGAPGVRLGDLGGPVVEDPAAPRSTTPAAREGEDIGTTPVVQQFETMNLSDDPTHVGAGKEDAKVEEWKDTAADKMGGATYTDKLKNAAAGTTEYGKKLASTVYEKVAGAGAGKRDDERMEAAPASNTGTEELKDAHATTGATNGSSGAGYTDKVRSAAAGTTEYGKQLASTAYEKVAGVGAAVAPNLRPQVGAGKPDDARGEAMPVSDTGAEEWQDAPAAATDAAGGGASGPGYTDKIKSAAAGTTEYGKQLASTVYEKVAGAGTAVAGKVQQATRSAGTATPGVGAQQQDASAGGQDKGVTVTGYIAKKLQPGDEDRALSEAISGAVQRRKEDVGGTVAQRVPAPGQVVTKAREAVTSLTGGNRVSETVQPSTATGEEVKEGYAAEAPVIHGEEIGDARLNTNTM; this is encoded by the exons ATGGACGCGCCGGCCATGCTCACGCGCAAGCACGTCCCCGAGGACGTCGGCCTCCGCAACGCCG GGGAGGACGAGGCAGGGGCCGGGGGCCAGGGGCAGCTGCACCGCGACGAGAAGCAGCACAAGCCGGTGCTGAAGAAGgtcaaggagaagatgaagaagatcaagaacaccctcgccggccacggccacggcggcgacgagcccgCGGGAGAtgccgccggcagcaccagcagcgAGGATGGGTCGGAGGacgcggcggagagggaggccgCTGTGGAGAAGGGCGGGTACATGGAGGACGTCGAGGACAAGCCCGTCGTCACGGAGTCCGACCCCGAGGTGCACGGCGCCCCGA TGTACGAGTCGGAGCGGGCGCCGGCCGTGCAGGACCTCGTCGCCAAGTACGATCCGGCGAGGGCACCGGCCGTGCAGGAAAGGGAGGGAGACGGCGCACCCGGGGTGCGGCTCGGCGACCTCGGCGGCCCCGTGGTCGAggacccggcggcgccgcgctccACGACGCCCGCGGCGCGAG AGGGTGAGGACATCGGCACGACGCCCGTCGTGCAGCAGTTCGAGACCATGAACTTGTCCGACGACCCGACACACGTGGGCGCTGGGAAGGAGGACGCCAAGGTGGAGGAGTGGAAGGACACGGCCGCGGACAAGATGGGCGGCGCGACCTACACGGACAAGCTGAAGAACGCGGCCGCGGGCACCACGGAGTACGGCAAGAAGCTGGCGAGCACGGTGTACGAgaaggtcgccggcgccggcgcggggaaGCGCGACGATgagcgcatggaggcggcgccggcgtcgaacACCGGCACGGAGGAGTTGAAAGACGCCCACGCCACCACGGGCGCGACGAACGGCTCGTCCGGCGCGGGCTACACGGACAAGGTCaggtcggcggccgcgggcacCACCGAGTACGGCAAGCAGCTGGCGTCCACCGCGTACGAGAAGGTCGCCGgagtcggcgccgccgtcgcgcccaaCCTCCGTCCGCAGGTGGGCGCGGGGAAGCCGGACGACGCACGCGGCGAGGCAATGCCGGTGTCGGACACCGGCGCCGAGGAGTGGCAAGACGCACCCGCGGCGGCCACGGacgcggctggcggcggcgcgtcgggccCGGGCTACACGGACAAGATCAAGTCCGCGGCGGCCGGCACCACGGAGTACGGGAAGCAGCTGGCGAGCACCGTGTACGAGAAGGTCGCTGGCGCCGGCACCGCCGTGGCGGGCAAGGTCCAGCAGGCCACGCGGTCGGCCGGCACGGCGACGCCCGGGGTCGGCGCGCAGCAGCAGGACGCGAGCGCCGGCGGGCAGGACAAGGGGGTGACCGTGACGGGGTACATCGCCAAGAAGCTGCAGCCGGGCGACGAGGACCGCGCGCTCAGCGAGGCGATCTCCGGCGCCGTGCAGCGCCGCAAGGAGGACGTCGGTGGCACGGTGGCGCAGCGCGTGCCGGCGCCCGGCCAGGTGGTGACCAAGGCGCGCGAGGCCGTCACGTCGCTCACCGGCGGGAACCGCGTCTCCGAGACCGTGCAGCCAAGCACGGCCACAG GGGAGGAGGTGAAGGAAGGCTACGCGGCGGAAGCGCCGGTGATCCACGGCGAGGAGATCGGCGACGCGAGGCTGAACACGAATACAATGTGA
- the LOC101752975 gene encoding pentatricopeptide repeat-containing protein At1g55630: MIPGAHLPPLRAVRALSAQLCPSRHLCSGGSRNGGESPPVQSNGDGVREGEEVVSGLDAGRFPREMLLRLPPPGGRPESDDGENCSPGHGQRRQFFEDVRLEADRIFRILLQDGPGFSARQALDEMRPKVSNALVRKVLFRIVVSVDSVNRERYPKLAYKFFVWAGQQEGYRHDTSMYNLVMKVFSECGEVKAMWRLFEEMAEKGLPVSARTFHLLICTSGKVGLRRRLVERFIKLSTFSYRPFRNAFNAILHTLLTIEQYSLIEWVHEKMILEGHSPDVLTYNIVMRAKYMLGKLDQFHRLLDEMGKNGLTPDLHTYNLLLHVLGKGDKPLAALNLLNYMSDVGCVPNVLHFTNLIDGLGRAGNLEACKYFFDEMVKKGCEPDVVCYTVMITSYVAAGKFEEAQRFFDDMLVRGHLPNVYTYNSMIRGLCTVGEFDKAFATLKDMDSHGCTPNFSVYSSLVSRLRNAGKDSHANNVIKYMTDKGHYLHLLSRFGGYKRC, encoded by the coding sequence ATGATCCCGGGCGCTCACCTACCTCCGCTCCGAGCAGTCCGGGCGCTCTCCGCCCAGCTCTGCCCGTCGCGGCATCTCTGCAGCGGCGGTTCCAGAAACGGCGGCGAAAGTCCCCCTGTACAGAGCAATGGTGATGGAGTCCGTGAGGGAGAAGAGGTTGTGTCAGGCCTGGATGCGGGCCGCTTCCCGCGGGAAATGCTCctccggctgccgccgcccggAGGTCGGCCGGAGAGCGATGACGGCGAAAATTGTTCTCCTGGTCACGGTCAAAGGAGACAGTTCTTTGAGGATGTGAGGCTGGAGGCAGACAGGATCTTCAGGATCCTGCTGCAGGACGGCCCGGGGTTCAGTGCCCGCCAGGCGCTCGATGAAATGCGCCCGAAGGTGTCCAACGCACTGGTGAGGAAGGTGCTGTTCAGGATTGTGGTGTCCGTGGACAGTGTGAACCGTGAAAGGTACCCGAAGCTTGCGTACAAGTTTTTCGTGTGGGCAGGGCAGCAGGAGGGGTACCGACACGACACGAGCATGTACAACCTGGTCATGAAGGTTTTCTCTGAGTGTGGGGAGGTGAAGGCAATGTGGCGGTTGTTTGAGGAGATGGCGGAAAAGGGGCTGCCTGTCTCTGCCCGGACGTTCCACCTCCTGATATGCACATCTGGGAAGGTTGGGTTGAGGCGGAGGCTGGTGGAGAGGTTCATCAAGTTGAGTACTTTCAGCTACCGCCCATTCAGGAATGCGTTCAATGCAATACTGCACACGCTTCTGACAATAGAGCAGTACTCGCTGATTGAGTGGGTTCACGAGAAAATGATCCTCGAGGGGCACTCACCTGACGTCTTGACATACAACATAGTGATGCGTGCAAAGTATATGCTTGGTAAGTTGGATCAATTCCATCGTTTACTTGATGAGATGGGGAAAAATGGGCTTACACCGGACCTCCATACTTACAATCTGCTGCTTCATGTGCTTGGTAAGGGAGACAAACCCCTCGCAGCTCTCAATTTGCTGAACTACATGAGTGATGTTGGATGTGTACCAAATGTGCTTCATTTCACAAATTTGATAGATGGTCTTGGCCGTGCTGGCAACCTAGAAGCTTGCAAGTATTTCTTTGATGAGATGGTCAAGAAAGGTTGTGAACCAGATGTTGTCTGCTACACTGTTATGATCACAAGCTATGTGGCAGCTGGGAAATTTGAGGAAGCCCAGAGGTTTTTTGATGATATGCTGGTGAGAGGGCACCTTCCGAATGTGTACACATATAATTCAATGATACGGGGGCTTTGCACAGTAGGAGAGTTTGATAAAGCATTCGCGACGCTGAAGGACATGGACTCACATGGATGCACACCAAACTTCTCAGTGTACAGTAGTCTAGTGAGTAGACTGCGTAACGCTGGGAAGGATTCCCATGCTAATAATGTCATTAAGTACATGACAGATAAGGGTCATTATCTTCATCTGCTGTCAAGGTTTGGGGGATACAAAAGATGCTGA